One window of the Nicotiana tabacum cultivar K326 chromosome 4, ASM71507v2, whole genome shotgun sequence genome contains the following:
- the LOC107771750 gene encoding putative RING-H2 finger protein ATL21A translates to MELQKTIALFLLLSYYLITIVKSTEICFTSACRRRDEPLIRFPFRLQNVQSQNCGYSGFNLHCDAANQTILKLPNLSAEFTVHAIDYSTQELWLNDPKDCLPQLLLKLNLSSSPFSGVYYQDFTLFNCSFYYTRAKLNPIACLSGLNYTVYATSSMRGARLLSTPACNLIGTIAVPVQWPFFEQVLSSDLSDDILLSWANPDCRKCESKGGRCGFRKTNFSQQIICENVRQRGLPKGARYAITVGAGVPAMLFLIGLLCFICGRIRSCRRRRAQLILEFSSTVVPQPIALMGLDEPTIESYPKTILGESRRLPKPDDNICPICLAEYEPKETLRTIPECQHCFHVECIDEWLRLNASCPVCRNSPKPIP, encoded by the exons ATGGAATTGCAAAAAACCATTGCTCTGTTTCTTCTCCTCTCCTATTATTTAATTACCATAGTCAAAAGCACAGAAATTTGCTTTACCTCTGCATGTCGTCGCCGGGACGAACCTTTGATTCGTTTCCCTTTTCGTCTACAGAATGTCCAATCCCAAAATTGTGGCTATTCAGGTTTCAACTTACACTGTGATGCAGCAAACCAAACAATTCTTAAGTTACCAAATTTATCAGCAGAATTCACTGTTCATGCCATAGATTATTCTACACAAGAATTATGGCTTAACGACCCAAAAGATTGCTTACCTCAGCTCCTCCTTAAACTCAacctttcttcttctcctttttctgGGGTTTATTATCAAGATTTTACATTGTTCAATTGCTCTTTTTATTATACAAGGGCGAAGCTAAATCCAATAGCTTGTTTAAGTGGTTTAAATTATACGGTGTATGCTACATCTTCTATGAGAGGAGCTAGATTGTTGTCAACACCAGCATGTAATTTGATTGGAACTATTGCTGTTCCAGTTCAGTGGCCATTTTTCGAGCAGGTTTTGTCGTCAGATCTTAGCGATGATATTCTGCTGTCTTGGGCTAATCCGGATTGTAGAAAGTGTGAGTCTAAGGGTGGACGATGTGGTTTCAGGAAAACCAATTTTAGTCAACAAATCATATGTGAAAATGTTCGTCAACGCG GGCTTCCAAAAGGCGCGCGCTACGCAATAACAGTGGGAGCTGGGGTGCCGGCAATGTTATTCCTAATTGGGCTTCTGTGTTTCATATGTGGCAGGATAAGGTCTTGTAGGAGGAGGAGAGCCCAACTAATACTAGAATTCAGCTCTACTGTGGTACCACAGCCCATTGCATTAATGGGCCTAGATGAGCCCACAATAGAATCCTATCCCAAAACTATCTTGGGAGAGAGCCGTCGTTTGCCCAAGCCCGATGATAATATCTGCCCAATTTGCTTGGCTGAGTATGAGCCCAAGGAAACCTTAAGAACCATTCCTGAATGCCAACACTGCTTTCATGTAGAATGCATTGATGAATGGCTTCGATTAAATGCTTCTTGTCCAGTTTGCCGCAATTCCCCTAAACCAATTCCCTAA